A single Chryseobacterium sp. DNA region contains:
- a CDS encoding gamma carbonic anhydrase family protein → MALVKELLGKIPQIGENTFLAETATIIGDVTMGKDCSVWYNAVIRGDVHYIKMGDKVNVQDNAMLHCTYQKYPLNIGNNVSIGHNAIVHGCTIKDNVLIGMGAIVMDACLVEENSIVGAGSVVTQGTHIKSGEVWGGVPAKKIKDINAQLLEGEVNRIADNYVKYSSWYKENVKDYEL, encoded by the coding sequence ATGGCACTTGTAAAAGAACTTTTAGGAAAGATACCACAGATCGGAGAAAATACTTTTTTAGCTGAAACCGCTACCATTATTGGAGATGTTACCATGGGAAAAGACTGCAGCGTCTGGTATAATGCTGTGATCAGAGGCGATGTTCATTACATCAAAATGGGAGATAAAGTAAATGTTCAGGATAATGCAATGTTGCACTGCACCTATCAGAAATACCCATTGAATATTGGAAATAATGTTTCCATAGGCCATAATGCGATTGTTCACGGATGTACGATCAAAGACAATGTCCTGATAGGAATGGGAGCCATTGTAATGGATGCCTGTTTGGTGGAAGAAAATTCTATTGTAGGAGCAGGCTCCGTAGTGACCCAGGGAACTCATATTAAATCCGGAGAAGTGTGGGGAGGGGTTCCTGCAAAGAAAATTAAAGATATCAATGCGCAGCTATTGGAAGGAGAGGTGAATAGAATTGCAGATAACTATGTAAAATATTCATCATGGTATAAAGAAAACGTTAAAGATTACGAATTGTAA
- a CDS encoding NifU family protein, translating into MRTVLIEPTENPKVMKFVTDYNLIPGSLELDQNSDVSEIPLAQELFNYPFVERIFITANFVAIAKQDTVEWEHVAESLKNVIEDELLANPRIYLQKKKEMYQIYAEMTPNPNVMKFVSSKLLMDGFVEVKSRDAADEVPLAQAIFKEFDFATEVFISDNFVAVTRDNSVEWHQVMMAVRSLIADYLQNGGEISKAEPQKHENPVEKIINREYTDNEQKISDILNEYVAPAVENDGGKISLMEYDEASKTAKMLLQGACSGCPSSTATLKNGIENILKQFVPDLVERVEAVNG; encoded by the coding sequence ATGCGTACCGTACTTATAGAACCAACTGAAAATCCAAAAGTGATGAAGTTTGTAACAGATTACAATCTTATTCCGGGATCTTTAGAGCTGGACCAAAACTCAGATGTTTCAGAAATTCCTCTGGCACAGGAACTTTTTAATTATCCGTTTGTAGAAAGAATTTTCATTACGGCTAATTTTGTAGCCATAGCTAAACAGGATACTGTAGAATGGGAACATGTTGCAGAAAGTCTGAAGAATGTGATTGAGGATGAATTATTGGCTAATCCCCGAATTTATCTTCAGAAGAAAAAAGAAATGTATCAGATCTATGCGGAAATGACTCCGAATCCCAATGTAATGAAATTTGTTTCAAGCAAATTACTGATGGATGGTTTCGTAGAAGTAAAATCAAGAGATGCTGCCGATGAAGTTCCTTTAGCCCAGGCTATTTTTAAGGAGTTTGATTTCGCAACGGAAGTTTTCATTTCTGATAATTTTGTAGCTGTTACCAGAGATAATTCTGTGGAATGGCATCAGGTAATGATGGCTGTTCGCTCTCTTATCGCTGACTACCTGCAAAACGGAGGCGAAATCTCAAAGGCTGAGCCTCAGAAACATGAAAATCCTGTTGAAAAGATCATCAACAGAGAATACACGGATAATGAGCAGAAGATTTCTGACATCTTAAATGAATATGTGGCTCCTGCTGTGGAGAATGACGGTGGAAAAATTTCTTTAATGGAATATGATGAAGCGAGCAAAACGGCAAAAATGCTTTTACAGGGAGCTTGTTCAGGATGTCCGAGTTCTACTGCCACATTGAAAAACGGAATTGAGAACATTTTAAAACAATTTGTTCCTGATCTCGTAGAAAGAGTAGAAGCAGTAAACGGATAA
- a CDS encoding NADPH-dependent FMN reductase, with protein MSPGNKILIVIGSASKNSSNQKLIEQVLEHHQNMDFKIYEDLSVLPHFDTALTDFDTPEEVVKIREEISNSAGVLFSTPEYIFSIPGRVKNLLEWCVSTTVFSDKPVAVITASASGEKGHEELLLILKTLGAKTEAAHQLLIKGIKGKFDNDGLVENKTFASVSKLVTDFKNSVS; from the coding sequence ATGTCTCCCGGAAACAAAATACTGATCGTTATTGGAAGTGCTTCAAAAAACTCCAGCAATCAGAAGCTGATCGAACAGGTATTGGAACACCATCAAAATATGGATTTCAAAATATATGAAGATCTTTCTGTTCTTCCGCATTTTGATACGGCACTCACGGATTTTGATACTCCGGAAGAGGTTGTGAAAATCCGGGAAGAGATCAGCAATTCAGCGGGAGTCTTATTTTCCACACCGGAATATATTTTCAGTATTCCCGGCAGAGTAAAAAATCTATTGGAATGGTGTGTTTCTACTACTGTTTTTTCTGATAAGCCGGTCGCTGTGATTACCGCTTCGGCCAGTGGGGAAAAAGGCCATGAGGAACTTTTATTGATTTTAAAGACTCTCGGAGCAAAAACGGAAGCAGCTCATCAGCTGCTGATAAAAGGTATAAAGGGTAAATTTGATAATGATGGCCTGGTTGAAAACAAGACCTTTGCCAGCGTTTCAAAATTAGTAACAGATTTTAAAAATTCTGTTTCATAA
- the hemH gene encoding ferrochelatase — MEKKGILLVNLGSPRSTAVNDVKEYLDEFLMDERVIDYRWIFRALLVRGIILKTRPAKSAEAYKTVWTDEGSPLIVITEKIQKKLQKCVDVPVEIGMRYAEPSIETGIQKLVDQGISEIVLFPLYPQYAMSTTETVIEKAEEVRKKKFPKIKINYIQPFYNRDIYINCLAESIKEKLPENFDALQFSYHGVPERHIYKTDPSKTCKIDDANCINSQVDTHNAYCYRHQCYKTTEAVIAKMGLPKEKTIVSFQSRLGKDKWIEPYTDETLETIPKKGVKNLAVVCPAFVSDCLETLEEISEEGKEQFLHGGGENFHYIPCLNDEDRWIEVVKTLCEEKLNDFYLV, encoded by the coding sequence TTGGAGAAAAAAGGAATTTTACTGGTCAATCTTGGCTCACCAAGGTCTACAGCAGTAAACGACGTAAAGGAATATCTTGATGAATTTTTGATGGATGAGAGGGTAATTGATTACCGCTGGATCTTCCGGGCTCTTCTTGTGCGTGGAATTATCTTAAAAACAAGACCTGCCAAATCTGCTGAAGCGTATAAAACAGTTTGGACAGATGAAGGATCTCCACTCATTGTCATCACTGAAAAGATTCAGAAAAAACTTCAGAAATGCGTAGATGTACCTGTGGAAATCGGGATGCGTTATGCTGAACCCAGCATTGAAACCGGTATCCAGAAACTGGTTGACCAGGGTATTTCAGAAATCGTTCTTTTCCCACTCTATCCTCAATATGCGATGAGTACAACGGAAACAGTGATTGAAAAGGCAGAAGAAGTAAGAAAAAAGAAGTTCCCGAAAATAAAAATCAACTATATTCAACCTTTTTACAACAGGGATATTTATATCAACTGTCTTGCAGAGAGTATTAAGGAAAAACTTCCTGAAAACTTCGATGCACTCCAGTTTTCTTATCATGGGGTTCCGGAAAGGCATATCTATAAGACAGACCCTTCAAAAACTTGTAAAATTGATGATGCAAACTGTATCAACAGCCAGGTAGATACTCACAATGCTTATTGCTACAGACATCAATGTTACAAAACGACAGAAGCTGTTATCGCCAAAATGGGACTTCCGAAAGAAAAGACCATTGTTTCTTTCCAGTCAAGATTAGGAAAAGATAAATGGATTGAGCCATATACGGATGAAACGTTGGAAACCATTCCTAAAAAAGGAGTAAAAAACCTTGCTGTTGTTTGCCCTGCTTTCGTTTCAGACTGTCTTGAAACCCTGGAAGAGATCTCTGAAGAAGGAAAAGAACAGTTCCTGCATGGCGGCGGTGAAAATTTCCATTATATCCCTTGCCTGAATGATGAAGACCGGTGGATTGAAGTCGTAAAAACACTTTGTGAAGAAAAACTGAATGACTTTTACCTGGTTTAA
- a CDS encoding M4 family metallopeptidase yields MKTKFILVASVAACSFVFGQNTPSKLVPGKSGLHAEFLRFDKNGPAFQGNPVLFDETSQRLSPGQARQLGLEKDRLGFETHRFQQTVNDIPVEYGMMAVQTKEGKIVGESGKWILKVPQGIEKKASISESIALQSALSFVGADLYKWQNKEEEEFIKKESNDGNASFAPKGELVYYSDPADEKLNDLRLAYKFDIYSEKPLSRQYVFVDAKNGKVLGVDAIIHDVNAPGTATTGYSGNRNIVADSYNGSYRLRETGRNGGTSVETYNLKKGTSYSSAVDFTDTDNVWNNVNTNKDQYATDAHWGAEMTLDYYYTKFGRKSIDNNNFAIKSYVHYSTNYFNAFWDGSRMTYGDGSSTTNGGKPLTAIDVCGHEITHGMTSKTANLVYQREPGALNEGFSDIFGNSIERWARPTQASWTLGEDFNYVIRDMSNPNAYSQPDTYLGKYWRTATTSGCVSPSQSNDYCGVHTNSGVLNFWYYLLVTGGSGTNDNGFAYNVTGIGLDKAGAIAYRTLTTYLTSSSTYANARTYSLQAAADLYGSGSNEVTQVTNAWNAVGVGGGTSAAGLVAAASNASPYTISPNPATDRFTVVFDGKAGKGTVELVSLAGKREISEKVTLTDGENKLNIQLPSNMLPGVYIVTVNGQKAGNLIKK; encoded by the coding sequence ATGAAGACAAAGTTTATTTTAGTGGCAAGCGTTGCTGCTTGTTCTTTTGTTTTTGGACAAAACACACCATCAAAATTAGTTCCGGGAAAAAGTGGATTGCATGCAGAATTTTTGCGATTCGACAAAAATGGGCCTGCTTTTCAGGGGAACCCGGTTTTATTTGACGAAACCTCTCAGAGACTTTCACCCGGGCAGGCCCGTCAATTGGGATTGGAAAAAGACAGGCTGGGTTTTGAAACTCACAGATTTCAGCAGACAGTCAATGATATTCCTGTAGAATATGGGATGATGGCTGTACAAACTAAAGAAGGAAAAATTGTAGGAGAGTCGGGGAAATGGATTCTTAAAGTGCCTCAAGGTATAGAAAAAAAAGCAAGCATTTCTGAAAGTATTGCTTTGCAGAGCGCGCTGTCATTTGTAGGAGCAGATTTATACAAATGGCAAAATAAGGAAGAGGAAGAATTTATTAAAAAAGAATCTAATGATGGGAATGCCAGTTTTGCTCCAAAAGGGGAGCTGGTATACTATTCAGATCCTGCCGATGAAAAGCTGAACGATTTAAGACTGGCTTATAAATTCGATATTTATTCAGAAAAACCATTAAGCAGACAATATGTTTTTGTAGATGCTAAGAATGGAAAAGTATTGGGAGTAGATGCAATCATTCATGATGTCAATGCTCCGGGAACAGCAACAACAGGGTATAGCGGAAACAGAAATATTGTAGCAGACTCTTACAATGGAAGCTATAGGCTAAGAGAAACAGGAAGAAACGGAGGAACATCTGTAGAGACCTATAATTTGAAAAAAGGAACAAGTTATTCGTCTGCAGTAGATTTTACAGATACTGACAACGTTTGGAACAATGTCAATACCAATAAAGATCAATATGCAACTGATGCCCACTGGGGTGCGGAAATGACGCTGGATTATTATTATACCAAGTTTGGAAGAAAGAGCATCGATAATAATAATTTCGCTATAAAATCCTATGTTCATTATTCCACTAATTATTTCAATGCATTTTGGGATGGATCCAGAATGACTTATGGTGATGGAAGTTCTACGACAAACGGGGGCAAGCCATTGACCGCTATTGATGTTTGCGGCCATGAAATTACGCATGGGATGACCTCGAAAACGGCCAATCTTGTGTATCAAAGAGAACCCGGAGCATTGAATGAAGGCTTTTCCGATATCTTTGGAAATTCAATAGAACGTTGGGCAAGGCCTACCCAGGCCAGCTGGACACTGGGTGAAGATTTCAACTATGTCATCAGGGATATGTCAAATCCAAATGCATACAGCCAGCCGGATACTTATTTGGGAAAATACTGGAGAACTGCAACGACTTCTGGTTGTGTTAGTCCCAGCCAGTCTAATGATTATTGCGGGGTACATACCAATTCCGGAGTCCTGAATTTCTGGTATTATTTATTGGTAACAGGCGGATCCGGAACTAATGATAACGGCTTTGCCTATAATGTGACCGGGATCGGGCTGGATAAGGCAGGAGCAATTGCTTACAGAACATTAACTACTTATCTTACTTCTTCGTCTACGTATGCCAATGCAAGGACTTATTCTCTTCAGGCTGCAGCAGATTTATACGGCTCAGGAAGCAATGAGGTAACCCAGGTTACCAATGCCTGGAATGCAGTAGGTGTTGGAGGAGGAACTTCTGCGGCAGGACTTGTGGCTGCAGCATCCAATGCTTCTCCTTATACAATCAGTCCAAATCCGGCAACAGACAGATTTACGGTTGTATTTGATGGAAAAGCAGGAAAAGGAACGGTGGAATTGGTAAGCTTAGCCGGTAAGAGAGAAATTTCTGAAAAAGTTACTCTTACGGATGGGGAAAATAAGCTGAACATCCAGCTTCCGTCCAATATGCTTCCGGGCGTCTATATTGTAACGGTGAATGGTCAGAAAGCAGGAAATCTGATTAAAAAATAA
- a CDS encoding type IX secretion system plug protein domain-containing protein produces MKTLRILLLSLGGLVYGQNIQSIQLFNPQTNDETPVIKFGEQLVLSFDDLTNASEIYRYTIKHYDRNWNDDNLFFTEFASGSMNGLLDQFQYSFNTLQAYTHYKLTFPNDKIQPKISGNFELIVYKDSADKPLFKRRFYLVEDTASLALNISRIADAKNPNINQRVEVKAVSKGGDLSSNVNSMTLNLMQNNNPNMVISNQKASAFLGSQLLFQQMNLTFPGDNEFYYFDNKNMNTPADMVRAVEVKEGVNQTYLHPVWAFPLNYQYQPDVNGAWYYRRNDLGRERDAEREADYSWVYFYLDSDPVDKEIYVLGGFNNFKPGKENQMQYDAAAKQYVAKIFLKQGFYNYVLATKEGDGSLNFGEVNGNFWQTENLYQAFLYYTPFGRSYDGLMGYGEFRTPIGNKR; encoded by the coding sequence ATGAAAACTTTGCGAATACTTTTACTCTCATTGGGTGGATTGGTGTATGGACAAAATATCCAGAGTATCCAGTTGTTCAACCCACAAACGAATGACGAAACTCCCGTAATTAAGTTCGGTGAGCAATTGGTTTTAAGCTTTGATGATCTTACCAATGCAAGTGAGATTTACCGATATACCATCAAACATTATGACAGGAACTGGAATGATGATAACCTGTTTTTTACAGAGTTTGCTTCAGGAAGCATGAATGGGCTTCTGGATCAGTTTCAGTATTCTTTCAATACGCTGCAGGCTTATACCCATTATAAACTGACTTTTCCGAATGATAAGATACAGCCCAAAATCTCAGGTAATTTTGAATTGATCGTTTATAAAGATTCTGCCGATAAACCCCTTTTTAAAAGAAGATTTTACCTGGTGGAAGATACTGCATCTCTCGCTTTGAATATTTCAAGGATCGCAGATGCAAAAAATCCTAATATCAATCAAAGGGTAGAAGTAAAGGCTGTTTCAAAAGGGGGAGACCTTTCCTCCAATGTCAATTCCATGACGTTGAACCTAATGCAGAACAACAATCCCAACATGGTTATTTCCAACCAAAAGGCCAGTGCTTTTTTGGGAAGCCAGCTGCTTTTTCAGCAGATGAATCTTACTTTTCCGGGAGATAACGAATTTTATTACTTCGATAATAAAAATATGAATACCCCTGCAGATATGGTTCGTGCTGTAGAGGTAAAAGAAGGGGTGAACCAGACGTATCTGCATCCTGTATGGGCGTTTCCTTTAAATTATCAGTACCAGCCTGATGTAAACGGAGCCTGGTATTACAGGAGAAATGATCTGGGAAGGGAAAGAGATGCGGAAAGGGAAGCTGATTATTCATGGGTATATTTTTACCTGGATTCAGACCCTGTGGATAAGGAGATTTATGTGCTGGGAGGTTTCAATAATTTTAAACCGGGTAAGGAAAATCAGATGCAGTATGATGCTGCCGCTAAGCAGTATGTTGCAAAGATATTTCTGAAACAGGGGTTTTATAATTATGTCCTGGCAACAAAAGAAGGGGATGGATCCTTAAATTTCGGAGAAGTAAACGGTAATTTCTGGCAGACGGAAAACTTATATCAGGCATTCTTATACTACACTCCTTTCGGAAGGAGCTATGATGGTCTGATGGGATATGGTGAGTTCAGAACCCCTATCGGAAACAAACGTTAA
- a CDS encoding MBL fold metallo-hydrolase: protein MLQIQSFVFNFASENTYIIYNENKNAWLIDPGNMNGQETKAIDSFITENGLNIEKILLTHAHIDHVFGLQWAFDQFKIPVFMHQEDQEVLDMLQASGVRFGMRIDPVKVDIEYIKEGEELDLDGEKFKIYHVPGHSPGSVVYHHEKQKFMISGDVLFEGSIGRTDLYKGNYEQLIDGIKTKLFVLNDDTQVFSGHGNPTTIGFEKQYNPFLK from the coding sequence ATGCTTCAGATTCAGAGCTTCGTTTTCAATTTTGCAAGCGAAAATACATACATCATTTACAACGAAAATAAAAATGCCTGGTTGATAGATCCGGGAAATATGAACGGACAGGAAACCAAAGCGATTGATAGCTTTATCACTGAAAACGGTTTAAATATTGAGAAAATTCTTCTTACCCATGCCCATATTGATCACGTTTTTGGGCTGCAGTGGGCTTTTGACCAATTTAAGATACCGGTCTTTATGCATCAGGAAGATCAGGAGGTATTGGATATGCTTCAGGCGAGTGGCGTGAGATTCGGAATGCGTATAGATCCCGTAAAAGTAGATATTGAATACATCAAGGAAGGGGAAGAACTGGATCTGGATGGGGAGAAATTCAAGATCTATCACGTTCCGGGGCATTCTCCAGGAAGTGTTGTTTATCATCATGAGAAACAAAAGTTCATGATCTCAGGTGATGTCCTTTTTGAAGGCAGTATCGGAAGAACAGATCTTTATAAAGGAAACTATGAGCAGCTTATCGATGGGATCAAAACTAAACTTTTTGTGTTAAATGATGACACTCAGGTATTTTCAGGCCATGGAAATCCTACCACGATTGGCTTTGAAAAGCAGTATAATCCGTTCTTGAAGTAA
- a CDS encoding TonB-dependent receptor produces MKKKSIFLFAATATLYFNNAYAQETPQDSAKVSSIDQIVITGNSNPKKKIESSTAISTFSAKEIQKQNPISAAALLQRVPGFAVETSGGEVGNNLFARGIPSAGAYEFVQVQEDGLPVFEDGALQFANADNFFRVDNTVSRLEALRGGSGSIYANNSPGGLINFISKEGTNDFKGAAKLETGTYGLMRTDLNLGGALVKDKLFFNIGGFYRTDDGIRKTGFKANNGGQIRMNLKYVFDKGYAKVYYKKLDDRNTFFLPIPLVQNGNDLKGFSGFDPNYGTYSYRAISQLNIPQAGGGFFSRNLEDGIHPKVDVLGAEFKYDLGNNFSVLNKTRYTDINMSYTGIFPAGGPKTGSEFAKNNGISGNTYQYSLVSNGAIVNPAYVQELGFWAIDKQMNNFVNDLQFNYKFDQGNVTAGFYKSNWKSHQYWNWSNILATATDRPQLLNLVDTSLNPSDTGYSKTYNGVTAMTFLQRDTQTQGSLNDLYVNLDYNITDALSVNGGLRYSHDYYKGNFANTTTSNLNNSGLTTDGTHSFATTTADDHMSVLGNKFTYWNYTIDKVSFTLAANYKINRENAVYARFSNGFRSPNEEAYYNYFSNPNPDKPLKSVLTNQLEVGYKYYSRTFDVTVIPFYSTLKNLSFTDIFSNGKSENTFANTENYGVELEGYARLFNHIVEVTFNGTIQNPKYKDLEAGSLLEGNVVRRMPKFYFNIAPAVNITKSWRAYVSMNYYGKRFQDELNVQTLPSFTEFGAGMSYQLGKIRFAVDGTNIFNTIGITEGDPRAGSPTGDGIIMARPIMGAAARASITLDF; encoded by the coding sequence ATGAAAAAAAAATCAATCTTTTTATTCGCCGCTACAGCTACATTGTATTTCAATAATGCTTATGCTCAGGAAACGCCGCAGGATTCAGCGAAAGTTTCCTCTATCGATCAGATTGTCATTACAGGAAATTCAAATCCAAAGAAGAAAATAGAATCGAGTACTGCCATTTCAACTTTCAGTGCCAAGGAAATTCAAAAGCAGAATCCTATCAGTGCTGCTGCTTTATTACAGAGAGTTCCTGGATTTGCTGTGGAAACATCAGGAGGGGAAGTCGGCAATAATCTTTTTGCGAGGGGAATTCCTTCTGCGGGAGCGTACGAATTTGTACAGGTACAGGAAGATGGCCTTCCCGTTTTTGAGGATGGAGCTCTTCAGTTTGCCAATGCTGATAATTTTTTCCGTGTAGATAATACGGTAAGCCGTCTTGAAGCATTGAGAGGAGGTTCCGGCTCCATTTATGCAAATAATTCTCCCGGTGGATTGATCAACTTTATTTCCAAAGAGGGAACTAACGATTTTAAAGGAGCAGCCAAGCTTGAAACCGGTACCTACGGATTAATGCGTACAGACCTTAATCTGGGAGGAGCTTTGGTGAAAGATAAATTGTTTTTCAATATAGGAGGTTTCTACAGAACGGATGACGGAATCAGAAAAACTGGTTTCAAAGCAAATAACGGAGGCCAAATAAGAATGAATCTTAAATATGTCTTTGATAAAGGGTATGCTAAGGTGTATTATAAGAAACTGGATGACAGGAATACATTCTTCCTTCCGATTCCTTTAGTACAAAATGGAAATGATCTGAAAGGATTCTCTGGTTTTGATCCTAATTACGGAACATACAGTTACAGGGCGATCAGCCAGCTGAATATTCCACAGGCCGGAGGCGGATTTTTCAGCAGAAACCTGGAAGATGGAATTCATCCGAAAGTTGATGTCCTGGGAGCCGAGTTTAAATACGATCTTGGAAATAACTTCAGTGTTTTAAATAAAACCCGATATACCGATATCAATATGAGCTACACAGGGATTTTCCCTGCAGGAGGCCCGAAGACAGGATCTGAATTTGCGAAGAATAATGGGATTTCCGGAAATACCTATCAATATTCATTGGTAAGTAACGGGGCAATTGTGAATCCGGCCTATGTACAGGAATTAGGATTCTGGGCAATTGACAAGCAGATGAATAATTTTGTCAATGATCTACAGTTCAATTATAAGTTTGATCAAGGTAATGTGACCGCAGGTTTCTATAAATCCAACTGGAAATCTCACCAATACTGGAACTGGAGTAATATTCTGGCTACGGCTACAGACAGGCCGCAGCTTTTGAACCTAGTAGATACATCCCTAAATCCATCAGATACCGGATACTCGAAAACATATAATGGGGTTACAGCTATGACTTTCCTGCAGAGAGATACCCAGACCCAGGGAAGTCTGAATGATCTTTATGTAAACTTGGATTACAATATTACAGATGCTTTGAGTGTGAATGGAGGCCTGCGCTACAGCCATGATTACTATAAAGGTAATTTTGCCAATACGACAACTTCCAATTTAAATAATTCAGGGTTAACAACAGATGGAACCCATAGTTTTGCTACTACTACGGCTGACGATCATATGAGCGTGCTGGGAAATAAATTTACCTATTGGAATTACACTATAGATAAGGTTTCGTTTACATTGGCTGCTAATTATAAGATCAACAGAGAAAATGCAGTGTATGCTCGTTTTTCTAATGGTTTCAGATCACCGAACGAAGAGGCCTATTATAATTATTTCTCCAATCCAAATCCTGATAAGCCATTAAAATCAGTCCTGACTAATCAGCTGGAAGTTGGTTATAAGTATTATTCCCGTACTTTTGATGTAACAGTGATCCCATTTTATTCTACATTGAAAAACCTTTCCTTTACAGATATTTTTTCAAATGGGAAATCTGAAAATACCTTTGCCAATACAGAAAACTATGGGGTTGAGCTGGAAGGATACGCCCGTTTGTTCAATCATATTGTAGAAGTGACATTCAACGGAACGATCCAGAATCCTAAATATAAAGATCTGGAAGCAGGAAGCCTCCTTGAAGGAAATGTGGTAAGAAGAATGCCGAAGTTCTACTTTAATATTGCTCCGGCGGTGAATATTACAAAATCATGGCGGGCTTATGTAAGTATGAATTATTATGGAAAACGTTTTCAGGATGAATTAAATGTTCAGACATTGCCTTCTTTCACCGAATTTGGAGCGGGAATGTCATACCAGTTAGGGAAAATACGCTTTGCCGTGGATGGAACCAATATCTTCAATACGATCGGAATTACAGAAGGTGATCCAAGAGCCGGTTCTCCTACAGGTGACGGCATCATTATGGCAAGACCTATTATGGGAGCGGCTGCGAGAGCATCCATTACTTTAGATTTCTAA
- a CDS encoding trehalase family glycosidase has product MSTQFYIHDIQSLFDDVQKSKIFEDQKMMTDAVPLFPIGEINAKYTKEKETDGFDLKNFVMTHFDFLGARVSVQRAEHLPIAEHIEKLWDELTRTAYEEKGTLLKLPKPYIVPGGRFNEFFYWDSYFIMLGLQVSGRVEMMENIVENCSYLIQHIGFVPNASRTHFLSRSQPPYFSLMLDLLFETTNDGEIYTKYHDTLEKEYAFWMNGEKGIGSDSSVKRVVKTKDGDLLNRYYDAENAPRPESYLIDIKDHKSASGDEFYRNIRSACESGWDFSSRWFADGEHIQTIETLNLAEVDLNCLLWHLEMTLSKSSALQNLRDKEKYFAERAAKRKQMISKYFWDEDAKIYKDYHIQKNTKTPSEHIAALYPLFLGLADQKQAEGVARNISEKFLYQGGLVTTTKKTGQQWDLPNAWAPYQWLGFTSMKNYGFNELAEKIKNNWCSNVERVYQNTGKLMEKYNALDTETIAGGGEYPNQDGFGWTNGVYLQLQQN; this is encoded by the coding sequence ATGAGTACTCAGTTTTACATACATGATATACAATCCCTTTTTGATGATGTGCAAAAGTCAAAGATCTTTGAAGATCAAAAAATGATGACCGATGCAGTTCCGTTATTTCCCATTGGAGAGATCAATGCGAAATATACAAAAGAAAAAGAGACCGATGGCTTTGACCTGAAAAATTTTGTGATGACCCATTTTGATTTTTTGGGAGCAAGAGTTTCAGTCCAGAGAGCAGAGCATCTTCCGATAGCGGAACATATTGAAAAACTATGGGATGAACTGACCCGTACAGCTTATGAGGAAAAAGGAACGCTTTTAAAATTACCTAAACCTTACATCGTTCCGGGAGGACGTTTCAATGAGTTTTTCTATTGGGATAGCTATTTTATCATGCTCGGGCTGCAGGTTTCCGGCAGGGTGGAAATGATGGAAAATATTGTGGAAAACTGTTCCTACCTGATCCAGCATATAGGCTTTGTTCCCAATGCAAGCAGGACTCATTTCCTAAGCCGTTCACAGCCGCCGTATTTCTCGCTGATGCTGGATCTTCTTTTTGAAACGACCAATGATGGGGAAATCTATACGAAATATCATGATACTTTGGAAAAAGAATATGCTTTCTGGATGAATGGGGAAAAAGGGATCGGAAGTGATTCCAGTGTGAAAAGAGTGGTGAAGACTAAAGACGGTGATCTTTTGAACCGTTATTATGATGCAGAAAATGCACCACGTCCTGAAAGCTATCTGATCGATATCAAAGATCATAAAAGTGCGTCTGGCGATGAATTTTACAGAAACATAAGAAGTGCCTGTGAATCGGGCTGGGATTTTTCCAGCAGATGGTTTGCTGACGGAGAACATATACAGACGATAGAAACGCTGAATCTTGCGGAGGTTGATCTGAACTGTCTTTTATGGCATCTTGAAATGACATTGTCAAAATCTTCGGCGCTTCAGAATCTCCGGGACAAAGAAAAATATTTTGCTGAAAGAGCCGCAAAGCGAAAACAGATGATCAGCAAATACTTCTGGGATGAAGATGCCAAAATTTATAAAGATTATCACATCCAGAAAAATACAAAAACGCCGTCTGAACATATTGCAGCTCTTTACCCTTTATTCTTGGGACTTGCAGACCAGAAACAGGCAGAGGGGGTCGCCAGAAATATTTCGGAAAAATTTCTTTACCAGGGCGGACTGGTCACCACTACTAAAAAAACAGGCCAGCAGTGGGATTTACCCAATGCATGGGCACCTTATCAATGGCTGGGCTTTACATCCATGAAGAATTATGGCTTTAATGAATTGGCAGAAAAAATAAAAAATAACTGGTGTTCGAATGTAGAAAGAGTCTACCAAAACACTGGAAAACTAATGGAAAAATACAATGCATTAGATACAGAAACAATTGCAGGCGGCGGGGAATACCCCAATCAGGATGGATTCGGTTGGACCAATGGAGTGTATTTACAATTACAACAAAACTGA